One part of the Bacillus rossius redtenbacheri isolate Brsri chromosome 18, Brsri_v3, whole genome shotgun sequence genome encodes these proteins:
- the LOC134541219 gene encoding uncharacterized protein LOC134541219, whose translation MMEPGMLSPEVEELTLCNFCKQKFNDSDMCPKYLSCKHYFCLKCIQTALMKGRELYCVHCWKRTELGEQGADVLQTHQPVLALAKSLGQLKMAAAGGGGGSKPPDKERKVLQSENCHTHGMPLALWCHSCCVAICRVCGGQEHPGHQIKSQADAKEQLVNEVQMELVAMGKMLTEIQRLAMQQRDFLFKVVEACVTLKTRVETDLQNGWNHIPEVTEAHETLGKARSGLGGIDSAGDAQMLCASLSAEKQRLQGKYQEMYLQCQLDDLIGNSGVVFDFPLLKQALATIHSTEPGMPQGAVQRPPVRVAAAAAQNPVLFLANYCMSQLYSQHVLTKQHHLQQNGTVEYHPLQHQHHPPPPPQPAAGKPPPAPYAQEARVQSPPQAVESLGVRVPAPGYPLYYFNVDVSGSPHGRIVIEVRPDAAPRMAKNFGMLCVGEYGLCYKGCAVFQCWEGESVITGDFEHNNGRGGRSIYSEGYFMPDDTKFPAVRGAVGMRRTQKRHDNLGMVGSQFRIILQEMRGFTGIFGHVVEGLELVEKISKYGDQTGKPTKSIVISKCGKL comes from the exons ATGATGGAGCCCGGCATGCTGTCGCCCGAGGTGGAGGAGCTGACGCTGTGCAACTTCTGCAAGCAGAAGTTCAACGACAGCGACATGTGCCCCAAGTACCTCAGCTGCAAGCACTACTTCTGCCTCAAGTGCATCCAGACGGCGCTGATGAAGGGGCGCGAGCTGTACTGCGTGCACTGCTGGAAGCGCACGGAGCTCGGGGAGCAGGGCGCGGACGTGCTGCAGACGCACCAGCCCGTGCTGGCCCTGGCCAAGAGCCTGGGCCAGCTCAAGATGGCCGCGGCGGGCGGCGGGGGAGGCAGCAAGCCCCCGGACAAGGAGCGCAAG GTGCTGCAGAGCGAGAACTGCCACACGCACGGCATGCCGCTGGCGCTGTGGTGCCACAGCTGCTGCGTCGCCATATGCCGCGTGTGCGGCGGCCAGGAGCACCCGGGACACCAGATCAAGTCCCAGGCAGACGCCAAGGAGCAGCTCGTCAACGAG GTCCAGATGGAGCTGGTCGCCATGGGCAAGATGCTGACGGAGATACAGCGCCTCGCCATGCAGCAGCGAGACTTCCTCTTCAAGGTGGTGGAGGCGTGCGTGACGCTGAAGACGCGCGTGGAGACGGACCTGCAGAACGGCTGGAACCACATCCCCGAGGTGACGGAGGCCCACGAGACGCTGGGCAAGGCGCGCAGCGGGCTGGGCGGCATCGACTCGGCCGGCGACGCGCAGATGCTGTGCGCGTCGCTGTCCGCCGAGAAGCAGAGGCTCCAGGGCAAGTACCAGGAGATGTACCTGCAGTGCCAGCTGGACGACCTGATCGGCAACTCGGGGGTGGTGTTCGACTTCCCGCTGCTGAAGCAGGCGCTGGCGACCATCCACTCGACGGAGCCCGGGATGCCCCAGGGCGCGGTGCAGCGCCCGCCCGTGCGcgtggccgccgccgccgcccagaACCCCGTCCTCTTCCTCGCCAACTACTGCATGTCGCAGCTCTACTCGCAGCACGTCCTCACCAAGCAGCACCACTTGCAGCAAAACGGCACTGTCGAGTACCACCCGCTGCAGCACCagcaccacccccctcccccgccgcaGCCCGCGGCCGGCAAGCCCCCGCCCGCCCCGTACGCCCAGGAGGCGCGCGTGCAGTCCCCGCCCCAGGCCGTGGAGTCCCTGGGCGTGCGCGTGCCCGCCCCCGGCTACCCCCTCTACTACTTCAACGTCGACGTGAGCGGCAGCCCGCACGGCCGCATCGTCATCGAGGTGCGGCCCGATGCGGCGCCGCGCATGGCCAAGAACTTCGGCATGCTGTGCGTCGGGGAGTACGGGCTGTGCTACAAGGGCTGCGCGGTGTTCCAGTGCTGGGAGGGCGAGTCGGTCATCACGGGAGACTTCGAGCACAACAACGGGCGCGGCGGCCGCTCCATCTACTCCGAGGGCTACTTCATGCCCGACGACACCAAGTTCCCGGCGGTGCGCGGCGCCGTGGGCATGCGCCGCACGCAGAAGCGCCACGACAACCTGGGCATGGTGGGCTCCCAGTTCCGCATCATCCTGCAGGAGATGCGGGGCTTCACGGGCATCTTCGGCCACGTGGTGGAGGGGCTGGAGCTGGTCGAGAAGATATCCAAGTACGGGGACCAGACGGGCAAGCCCACCAAGAGCATCGTCATCTCCAAGTGCGGCAAGCTGTAA